The Salvelinus alpinus chromosome 3, SLU_Salpinus.1, whole genome shotgun sequence genome segment gttcagcagtcttatggcttgggggtagaagctgcctTTTGGTCgtagacttggcgttccggtatcgcttgccgtggtagcagagagaaaagtctacagtatgacttgggtgattggagtctttgacaattttttgggccttcccaaAAAAGTGAGAGGAcaaagtgtgtactgtactgtactatcctGTAGCTTCTGCCTAGTGTGACTAATGTGGACCAAATCTCCACAGACCACATGATAACACCAGACTTACGATCTCTCCTCACAAAGATGTTGTAGGAGGTCTGCAGTTTGCTGATGTCGTTGCGGGCGCTGATGTCCAGACAGTGGTCTCCTAAAGCTGTGAAGGTGTGGTTCAGTATCATGGTGTTCTCATACAGCATGGTCAGGTGACAGCCTGTAGGGTTTGCTGATACACAGTTCTGTAGGAACCTCCAACAGACCCACATGGGAGGactagaaatagagagagagagagagagagagagagagagagagagagagagagagagagagagagagagagagagagagagagagagagagagagagagagagagagagagagagagagagagagagagagatgatgagaaTAAATACAGCACACCCACATTGGAAGACTGGGAaacagagcgagggagagagagaataaattaGCTGATTCTTTAATGTATTATACATGTTTAGATGTTGTGTGTGTTAATTGTGTGGCCTACTGAGAAATTGTACCCACCTTCCATCCACATGAACAACCAGACTGTTGTTTCTGGAAACCTGGAAACTCAAAGGGCTCTTCAACTCAATATTTCTGATGGCGTCTGGAAAATAGCAGAGATATGCAATACACCTACATTGATGTTGTGGTGTCACTTACTGTATGGTAAACCGAATGTGATATTTAAAAACTCTACTATTTCAAACCAGATAATTATGAACAACAATGACATGTATGCTGTCTACCTACCCAAAACTGTAACGTCCATGCTGTATACCCCAGTTAGTGGAGTAGAGATTTTGTTCACTTGGGTCACTACTCTCAGCCGCAGAGTGTAGTTTCCAGAGGATGAGTAGTTATAGTGCACAGACGGCTCCGATCCCTTCAGCACCTCTCTTACAAAACCaaaacattgattgattgattgggaaAAATTATTCACTGAGGACAACTCAGGGATAACAGGTTAAAGCAATTCCACTTGTTTCTAACGTGGTCCCTGATGGAATACATTCAACACTGACAAGACAACAGAAAACAACAGTAATCCTTACAGTAAAAAACAGCATCACACAACATCgaataaataaagaaaaaattaATCAACCACATGATATTTAAATATATAGCCTAAACTACAAAACATGCATTCGATGATAAACATAGGCCTACCCGTTGCCGAAGTCCCAGGTATAGGTGAATCTGGCGGAGCGTAAAGTGTTCCTTGGATCGAACAGTTCAAACTTTGTCTCGGTTGGAACTTCCGTGGCCAGCTCCTTGTCCCGCAGATAAGTCACATTTCCTTCCCTCTGAATGAAGCTGAGCTTCCCTGCAATATTTTCTGAATAAAAAAGTAAAAAACATGAGTTtactatacattttgtattgtataaAAATTGTATTAAAATAATGTTATGCGTAAAAGTAAACCTACGAAGATTGCTCAAACCGTCTGTTGCGAGCCCCAAAACGTGGGGGCTGAGAATCAGTGGAAGTGACATGACGACCAACCCAATTATATTTCTGAAATCATAAACCAGAAGTTCAAAAAATGAAGTTACATTTACTGTAATGAAATTCAGATTTTTTGCCCAAATATTACACATACAACACATCATATTTACCGATACATTTGCGCTTGTCCGCTCACAGAAGAGGAAAATGGTGTAGGATACTTCAGGACTAAGAAATTGAGAAATGGGGACAGTCTTCAGATGGCCAACCGATAGTAGATGCCTTGTCAGCCGGTGCCAGCAAATTGTTCATGCCCTTTATGTTTCCCAGATATACGTAATAGCTTGAAATCATGTCCATGCGTTTTAACCATATGTGTCAGAATACAAAAAGCTGTTGTGTCTCACTATTgtacgtcgctctggataaaagcgtctgctaaatgactcaaacgtTAACGTGTTGGAAGTCGCTGTTGATAGTGGAGGTATTTAACAAAACATTGTtttacctatatttaactaggcaattcagttaagaacacattcttatatACAATTACGgcttacaccggccaaacccggacgactctgggccaattgtgcgccaccctatgagactcccaatcacggccggtgaTACACTCTGGATTCGAACAAgggggtctgtagtaacgcctcaagcactgagatgcagtgctttagaccgctggcCAACTCGGGAGGTAGGACAATTGATTTTCCTCATTGACTTTATGACCCACATCAAAAATGTGCAGGACACGTCTTAGGAATGGCCAACTCAATTTTTTCCTCCTATTTACCtagaaaatcaaattttattggtcacatgcgcagaatagaACATGTgtaggctttacagtgaaatgcttactcatgagcccattcccaacagtgcagagttaaaaagtaaaacaaatatttgctgaataaaaaggaaatagtaacacaataaaaaataatAGCAAGGCAATATACAAGGAGTAGCTGTATCGAGTACAAGGGTACGAGTAGTTGAGGTAATGCATGTGGGTAGAGGTAAAATTGACTAGGCCATCAGGAtaaatgataaacagagtagcagcagctatgtaaagtgtgtgtgtgtgtgtgtgtgtgtgtgtgtgtgtgtgtgtgtgtgtgtgtgtgtgtgtgtgtgtgtgtgtgtgtgtgtgtgtgtgtgtgtgtgtgtgtgtgtgtgtgttggagtgtcagtgtagagtatgtgtgtgagtgtggatagagtctagtgagtgtgtctCTGCAAAACCATGTTTAATATTTATTTtgatagtgatagatgtgcagatgaggatgtgcaagtagaaatactggtgtgcaaaagagcagaaaagtaaataaaaacaatatggggatgaggtagattggatgggctacttacagatgggctatgtacagctgcagcgatcggttagctgctcagatagctgatgtttaaagttagtgagggaaatataagtctccagcttcagcgatgtttgcaattcgttccagtcattggcagcagagaactggaaggaaaagctgccaaaggaggtgttggctttagggatgaccagtgagatatacctgctggagcgtgtgctacggttgggtgttgttatcgtgaccagtgagctgagatatggTGGacctttacctagcaaagacttatagatgacctggagccagtgagtctggcgtcgaatatgtagcgaggaccagccgacAAGAGCacacaggttgcagtggtgggtggtatatggggctttggtgacaaaacggatggcactgtgatagactgcatacagtttgctgagtagaatgttggaggctattttgtttatgacatcgccaaagtcgaggattggtaggatagtcagttttacgaggatatgtttggcggcgtgagtgaaggaggctttgttgcaaaataggaagacgattctagatttaatttgggattggagatgtttaatatgagtctggaaggagagtttacagtctagccagacacctaggtatttgtagttgtccacatattctaagtcagaaccgtccagagtagtgatgctagtcgggcgggctggtgcgagcagcgaacggttgaaaaacatgcatttagtttgactagcttttaagagcagttggaggccaaggaaggagtgttgtatggcattgaagctcattatgaggtttgttaacacagtgtccaaagaagggccagatgtatacaaaatggtgtcgtctgcgtagaggtggatcagggaatcacccgcagcaagagcgacatcgttgatatatacagagaaaagagttggcgcgggaattgaaccctgtggtacccccatagagacggcCAGAGGTTCGGACAGCAGGCCCtcggatttgacacactgaactctgtctgagaagtagttggtgaaccaggcgaagaagtcatttgagaaaccaaggctgttgagtctgccgataagaatacagtgattgacagagtcgaaagccttggccaggtcgatgaagatggctgcacagtactgtcttttatcgatggcggttatgatatcgtttagtaccttgagcatggctgaggtgcacccgtgaccagctcggaaaccggattgcacagtggagaaggtacggtgggattcgaaatggtcagtgatctgtttattaacttggctgtttattagtgtctagtttgagaaacagacttctcacaagtcctcaactggcagcttcattaaatagtgcccgcaaaataccagtctcaacgtcaacagtgaagaggcgactccgggatgctggccttctaggcagagttgcaaagaaaaagccatatctcagactggccaatataaagaaaagattaagatgggcaaaagaacccagacactggacagaggaactctgcctagaaagacagcatcccggagtcgcctcttcactgttgacgttgagactggtattttgcggacactatttaatgaagctgccagttgaggacttgtgaggcgtctgtttctcaaactagacactctaatgtacttgtcctcttgctcagttgtgcaccggggcctcccactcctctttccatctggttagagacagaagggagaagtacacagcattgtacgagatcttcagtttcttgggaatttctcgcatggaatagccatcatttctcagaacaagaatagactgacgagtttcagaagaaagttctttgtttctgaccattttgagcctgtaatcgagcgcacaaatgctgatgctccagatactcaactagtctaaagaaggccagattTATTGctttttaatcagaacaacagttttcagctgtgctaacataattgcaaaagggttttctaatgatcaattagccttttaaaattataaactttgattagctcacacaacatgccattggaacacaggagtgatgcttGCTGATAATGTacatagatattccataaaaaatcatttccagctacaatagtcatgtacaacattaaaatgtctacactgtatttctgttcaatttgatgttattttaatggacaaaaaaaaatgcttttctttcaaaaacaaggacatctctgaatgaccccaaacttttgaacagtagtgtgtgtatatacagtggggagaacaagtatttgatacactgtcaattttgcaggttttcctacttacaaagcatgtagaggtctgtactttttatcataggtacacttcaactgtgagagatggaatctaaaacaaaaatccagaaaatcacattgtatgatttttaagtaattaatttgcattttattgcatgacataagtatttgatcacctaccaaccagtaagaattccggctctcacagacctgttagtttgtctttgagaagccctcctgttctccactcattacctgtatt includes the following:
- the LOC139571354 gene encoding transmembrane protein 130-like, which gives rise to MYRNIIGLVVMSLPLILSPHVLGLATDGLSNLQNIAGKLSFIQREGNVTYLRDKELATEVPTETKFELFDPRNTLRSARFTYTWDFGNGEVLKGSEPSVHYNYSSSGNYTLRLRVVTQVNKISTPLTGVYSMDVTVLDAIRNIELKSPLSFQVSRNNSLVVHVDGSPPMWVCWRFLQNCVSANPTGCHLTMLYENTMILNHTFTALGDHCLDISARNDISKLQTSYNIFVRRDPSINLLFTLTCTGIILAILAFITVIACRTKNGHNNKPQMSKSSNATYSSMNMELQPQQDFPDISSGLYVSRPKKEEVQPLLQHGTRSVAKSYRN